The proteins below come from a single Magallana gigas chromosome 10, xbMagGiga1.1, whole genome shotgun sequence genomic window:
- the LOC105343534 gene encoding mitochondrial ribosome-associated GTPase 1, translating into MSSKFLTFSGNFRKTFALPEGHRVQWFPGHMQKGIAQLLARLRSIDCVLEIHDARIPFSGRTPLFKDMMKMKAHVLLLNKCDLADLSRKPDIVKKLQGEGVDKVLFTNLTAANSKIIKHQLFPLVVEAIHSKPRYNRETAEDYEMAVIGVPNVGKSTFINYVRRSHTTIKKKSLRVGAVAGVTKVLSGKIRANFNPPVFLMDTPGILTPQVSDLEEGMKLALCGCFPDHVVGEDLIADYMLFWFNKISDFRYVEHFGLPEPTDNVKVLLNHVAKENQLVKRIKSPDSREHQFFPDYVAAATLVLKQFREGGLGPVLLEDFCVR; encoded by the coding sequence ATGTCAAGCAAATTCTTGACGTTTTCTGGAAATTTTAGGAAGACATTCGCACTTCCAGAGGGACACAGAGTACAATGGTTCCCCGGGCACATGCAGAAGGGCATCGCGCAGCTTTTGGCGCGTCTGAGATCGATTGATTGTGTGCTGGAGATTCACGATGCGAGGATTCCGTTCTCTGGGCGGACACCTTTGTTCAAAGAcatgatgaaaatgaaagcaCACGTGTTACTTCTGAATAAATGTGATTTAGCAGACCTGAGCAGGAAACCAGATATCGTGAAGAAATTACAGGGAGAAGGGGTGGATAAAGTGTTGTTTACTAACCTAACAGCGGCGAATTCTAAAATCATAAAGCATCAGTTGTTTCCATTAGTGGTTGAGGCTATCCACAGTAAGCCTCGATATAACAGAGAGACAGCGGAGGACTACGAAATGGCAGTGATTGGTGTACCTAATGTAGGAAAATCCACATTCATAAACTATGTAAGACGCTCGCATACAACCATCAAGAAAAAGAGTCTGCGGGTCGGGGCTGTTGCAGGTGTGACAAAGGTGCTGTCAGGAAAAATCCGAGCCAATTTTAATCCCCCGGTTTTTCTCATGGACACTCCTGGAATTCTGACCCCACAGGTTTCCGACCTAGAAGAGGGGATGAAGTTGGCCCTCTGTGGGTGTTTCCCCGACCATGTTGTGGGTGAGGACCTTATCGCTGATTATATGTTGTTTTGGTTTAACAAAATCAGTGACTTTAGATACGTGGAACATTTCGGTCTACCTGAACCTACTGACAATGTTAAAGTTCTCCTTAACCATGTAGCAAAGGAGAATCAGTTAGTGAAACGAATAAAATCGCCGGACTCTAGGGAACATCagttttttcccgattacgttGCAGCAGCCACACTAGTGTTAAAACAGTTCAGAGAGGGAGGGCTCGGACCTGTGTTACTGGAAGATTTCTGTGTCCGCTGA
- the LOC105343535 gene encoding RING finger protein nhl-1-like, with translation MAEGHAYSAHRIDELLRCAICLDRYNNPKLLPCQHTFCESPCLEGLVRGLTRTLKCPECRAEHIVPYRGVSSYPNNLTIQNFLDLRPIDPDVRPPEVAGANEASGDDAFFFIPNGACCAAAEEEEDELEEEEEVVLSRYPRFQNRISHAPQAPRRRCPICSREVDIMRCSHCDQIICANCKDSHMEQIHREVSLVLGQLKRGAPRLTDIAGNLERKMDAIRQRVDSVKSDITEAIERYIIDLRSRQRLLHNEAETFLQGEIRTLTLQKDNVEVEMAMLASFVETNESLFRRRFLVLPDDDVMDLKRQSENLLEKLRSYNADRYRLPQDRSIEFNTDGTRISNFISNFGEINTSPPRFSMTDESSSDSSIENTLPVTSEATNFRPSSNQSQIPLTLPPLSSTQSAASYQLPTVSSTTAVTTQSSPHAASLYQQQSLLVDEELPFFVNQDDLPVQYSDPPSFELEYSPISSPLPVTNQPMFFNSTSSYPRPMHGSTSSQVRTSGTTYSQSPRFGLDSTYPTWTTLTTSTTRPTSSTTRSTTNPSVYTSAASSVPVSSAYAGGSDTWRLPYYARDFDTDSETSSEGVRSARRSLSLQERRRHNLSDTRLATLLGGATPSYNSHHPLSASERRFRSLSTGASAYRLNEARALIASTRQATADRIRSIVEESHDSTSPSRIDRGSPVERNSSPTRIRSLSSSPRSRPPVRFNIHYDDGDDSDSSTSGELLLVRPSVTFYENESTVVASSLIRYTDKGRAIFQVGSRGTEHSEFTWPRGVATTSRDNQILVADSHNNRVQVFDNRGQFVRSIGNYGTGDAEFDSVTGIAVNSFGQIVVTDRMNHRIQIFDHNWNFQLTFGEEGVEPGQLLYPWGVASDNMGFIYVCDKENHRVQVFQSNGRFVREFGSMGHRLGCFDNPHYLAISPDNRVYVTDSNNHRIQVFSMYGDFLYCFGSHGSLQGEMKLPKGIAIDGQGFVLVADSGNNRIQVFHGDGRFYCMFGCYGSESGQFRGLEGIGILGNGDVVVSDRENHRIQMF, from the coding sequence ATGGCGGAGGGCCACGCCTATTCGGCTCACCGGATAGACGAGCTGCTCAGGTGTGCTATATGTCTGGACAGGTACAACAACCCTAAACTACTCCCATGTCAACACACCTTCTGTGAATCCCCCTGTTTAGAAGGCTTGGTGAGGGGGCTTACTAGAACCCTGAAATGTCCCGAGTGTCGTGCGGAACACATCGTTCCTTATCGTGGTGTGTCCTCGTACCCAAATAACCTGACTATACAGAATTTCCTCGACCTTCGTCCAATCGATCCTGACGTCAGACCACCGGAAGTAGCTGGTGCAAACGAAGCAAGTGGTGATGATGCTTTTTTCTTTATCCCCAACGGGGCATGCTGCGCAGCAGCGGAAGAGGAAGAAGATGAACTGGAGGAGGAAGAAGAGGTGGTCCTGTCGAGATATCCCCGATTTCAAAATCGTATATCACACGCACCACAGGCGCCGCGGAGGCGGTGTCCGATTTGCTCCCGTGAAGTGGACATTATGCGGTGCTCTCACTGCGACCAGATAATCTGCGCCAACTGTAAAGACTCTCACATGGAACAAATTCATCGCGAGGTTTCTCTTGTTCTGGGACAGTTAAAACGAGGTGCGCCCCGACTAACAGATATAGCTGGTAATCTGGAACGTAAGATGGACGCGATTAGACAGAGAGTTGATTCCGTCAAATCGGATATAACCGAAGCTATCGAACGTTACATCATTGATTTGAGATCGAGGCAGCGTTTGCTGCATAACGAGGCTGAGACATTTCTTCAGGGAGAAATTCGAACTTTGACTTTGCAGAAAGATAATGTCGAAGTTGAAATGGCAATGTTAGCGTCTTTCGTTGAAACAAACGAATCACTTTTTAGGAGACGTTTCTTAGTTTTGCCAGATGATGACGTAATGGATTTGAAGCGACAGAGCGAAAATCTACTGGAAAAACTTCGGAGCTACAATGCAGACCGTTACCGCCTTCCGCAAGACAGATCGATCGAATTCAACACAGATGGGACTCGAATTTCAAACTTCATATCCAATTTTGGTGAAATAAACACATCCCCGCCGAGATTTTCGATGACGGATGAATCATCCAGTGATTCCTCTATTGAAAACACGCTCCCCGTGACGTCAGAAGCGACGAACTTTCGACCTTCCTCCAACCAATCCCAGATTCCGTTGACTCTCCCGCCATTATCTTCCACCCAATCAGCAGCTTCCTATCAACTCCCGACGGTTTCGTCAACGACAGCCGTCACAACGCAGTCCTCCCCTCACGCTGCGTCACTATATCAACAACAGTCCCTTCTAGTGGACGAGGAACTGCCATTCTTTGTCAACCAGGACGACCTCCCCGTTCAGTATTCAGACCCACCTTCCTTCGAACTTGAATATTCCCCGATATCTTCTCCACTTCCGGTGACAAATCAACCTATGTTCTTTAACTCTACGTCTTCATACCCCCGTCCCATGCACGGCTCCACCAGCAGTCAAGTGAGAACGTCCGGCACAACTTACTCTCAGTCGCCTCGTTTTGGACTAGACTCTACCTACCCTACGTGGACAACCTTGACAACATCCACAACAAGGCCGACGTCTTCAACGACACGATCAACGACAAACCCATCAGTTTACACGAGCGCGGCGTCCTCTGTCCCCGTGTCGTCTGCTTACGCCGGGGGCTCTGATACCTGGAGACTTCCATATTATGCAAGAGACTTTGACACTGATTCAGAAACAAGTAGCGAGGGAGTCAGATCTGCACGACGTTCACTGTCTCTACAAGAGAGAAGACGTCACAATCTGTCCGACACGAGGTTAGCCACGCTTCTTGGCGGCGCAACCCCCTCCTACAACAGCCACCACCCTCTCTCTGCTTCAGAAAGGCGGTTCAGAAGTCTAAGCACAGGGGCCTCGGCGTATAGACTGAACGAGGCCCGAGCACTGATCGCGTCCACGCGACAAGCTACAGCCGATCGTATCAGATCGATCGTAGAGGAATCGCACGATTCAACCTCTCCCAGTAGAATAGACAGGGGCAGTCCAGTGGAAAGGAACAGCAGTCCGACAAGAATAAGGTCCCTTAGTTCCAGTCCACGATCGCGCCCCCCTGTACGGTTCAATATTCACTATGATGATGGAGACGATTCAGACTCGTCCACTTCCGGTGAATTGTTGCTTGTGCGGCCGTCGGTGACTTTTTACGAAAACGAAAGCACTGTCGTTGCAAGTTCGCTTATAAGATACACGGACAAAGGAAGAGCGATATTTCAGGTTGGATCACGTGGAACCGAGCACTCTGAATTTACCTGGCCAAGGGGGGTAGCAACGACGTCCAGGGACAATCAAATCCTGGTGGCTGACAGCCATAACAACCGAGTACAGGTGTTTGACAACAGGGGACAGTTTGTGAGGTCGATCGGGAACTACGGGACAGGGGACGCGGAGTTTGACTCAGTGACTGGTATCGCTGTCAACAGCTTCGGACAGATCGTGGTGACGGACAGAATGAACCACAGGATACAAATCTTCGACCACAACTGGAACTTCCAGCTGACCTTTGGAGAGGAGGGTGTGGAACCGGGGCAGCTACTGTACCCGTGGGGTGTGGCCAGCGACAACATGGGCTTTATTTACGTGTGTGATAAAGAGAACCACCGGGTCCAAGTGTTCCAGTCCAACGGTCGGTTCGTCCGTGAGTTTGGCAGTATGGGACACAGGTTGGGATGTTTTGATAACCCCCATTACCTGGCGATAAGTCCGGACAACCGTGTGTACGTGACGGACAGCAACAACCACCGTATCCAGGTGTTCAGTATGTACGGCGACTTCCTGTACTGTTTCGGCTCCCATGGTTCACTCCAAGGAGAGATGAAACTCCCGAAAGGCATTGCGATAGATGGTCAGGGGTTCGTCCTGGTAGCGGACAGCGGGAACAACCGTATCCAAGTGTTCCATGGCGACGGGCGGTTCTACTGTATGTTTGGTTGCTATGGCAGCGAGAGCGGACAGTTCCGTGGTCTGGAGGGGATCGGTATCCTTGGTAACGGTGACGTTGTTGTGAGTGACAGGGAAAACCACAGGATTCAAATGTTctaa